From the Candidatus Hinthialibacter antarcticus genome, the window TACATGCCTTTTCCACAAAAAGCGGGAATCAACGCGGGATGGACGTTCATAATGCGCCCCGAATAAGATTCACCCGGCCAAAACAACGACATAAAGCCCGCAAACAAGACTAAATCGGGCTGCTCTTCGTTTACGGCGTCTGTTAAAGCCTGGTTATAGTCAGCCCAATCGTTGAACTTTTTGCGTGAAACGACAACGGTTGGGATGTTATGGTTTTGGGCGCGTTGCAGGCCATAGGCGTCGCCCCGGCTGGATATGACCTTGGTAATATGAATGGGCAGGCGCCCGGACTCGCTCAGGTCAATAAAATTTTGCAGGGTGGAGCCGCTGCCTGACAACATCACAACAACGCGTATGGTTG encodes:
- the purN gene encoding phosphoribosylglycinamide formyltransferase; translation: MNAGLSTIRVVVMLSGSGSTLQNFIDLSESGRLPIHITKVISSRGDAYGLQRAQNHNIPTVVVSRKKFNDWADYNQALTDAVNEEQPDLVLFAGFMSLFWPGESYSGRIMNVHPALIPAFCGKGMYGHHIHEAVIETGAKITGCTVHFVDGQYDTGPIILQRAIEVYDDDTPDTLAERVQEVERQIYPEAVNLFVQNRLQIENKRVKVLSL